A single Lolium perenne isolate Kyuss_39 chromosome 6, Kyuss_2.0, whole genome shotgun sequence DNA region contains:
- the LOC127308003 gene encoding putative disease resistance RPP13-like protein 3 isoform X2: MINTRLESIVENKGKYKIEDGSDTMSITTWRPSSAISSTAEKLDDFVLPLVGREAQLADLGSALISDETKRPMVISVTGKSGVGKTKLVKERYEKSSTKRYFEVKAWVTCAPNLSASNIMKLILLRLVEGPLRCPKEKLGEMLRKELENHRYLLVIDGEVNSTEWSYMLDFLPTDIAESRVVRITQATNLEPPPASFEPKDIALDHFEEQNTSVNLFLATLFMDDKEKHCGSVIEEAVKGKHAQFIFNVTGGLPLAIVLLSGLLRTKEYPGEWEKVFKHLEGKSSESKRLDNILSMCFDDLPHDLKSCFLYFAGFPASTLVKARSLVCKWMAEGFLRPKEGKTMEKVGERYLHELIHRRLMNLPPLENAAPGDERVTVQTKVHDFLVLEAQEANFVEIHHGDDLPTLSTARRLSLQNHTDKYAALADPLPKLRSIMSNFEKEEPQGSAETREDSSRTHDGATCSPFSRKADSSEVMRKLLKGSRFLRVIYLDGLEIGNKLPSEIGSVVHLHYLGITSCSLGEIPASVGKLTRLQTLDVRGTDVTRLPSEFWKIRTLRHVFGSIVLPRRVGNLEQLQTLQAVKPDDDGGSWDATTFASMKRLQSLYISGLTARNAHALVPVYALKYLVLLSISGDEISLDLFACSNYTRLQVMVLKGKTLSSSDWSKRFYFPSLTKLSLKNTKVSQEFINKLSELPLLASLALFRESLEGKCLSLTDGFQSLKELKLDVDVLEIIIMGQACPNLEKMELSIYSWDLNLQVRPEIADIIRLQDKFLYANVKRSKALQLL; encoded by the coding sequence GGATGATTTTGTGCTACCTTTGGTGGGACGAGAGGCCCAGCTAGCAGATCTGGGATCTGCACTTATTTCAGATGAAACTAAGCGCCCAATGGTGATCTCTGTGACAGGAAAGAGTGGTGTCGGCAAAACAAAGCTTGTGAAGGAGAGATACGAGAAGTCCTCTACCAAGCGTTATTTTGAAGTGAAGGCATGGGTGACATGTGCACCCAATCTCAGTGCCTCCAACATCATGAAGCTAATCCTTCTACGTTTGGTAGAGGGCCCACTTAGGTGCCCCAAAGAGAAACTTGGGGAAATGTTGCGGAAGGAATTGGAAAATCACAGGTACCTGTTGGTTATAGATGGTGAAGTTAATAGCACGGAGTGGAGCTACATGCTAGACTTCCTCCCAACGGACATAGCCGAGAGCAGAGTTGTGAGAATCACACAGGCGACCAATCTAGAACCACCACCTGCCTCCTTTGAACCAAAGGACATTGCGCTTGATCACTTTGAAGAACAAAACACAAGTGTCAATTTGTTCCTGGCAACACTCTTCATGGACGACAAAGAGAAGCACTGTGGCAGTGTGATCGAGGAAGCTGTCAAAGGAAAGCACGCCCAGTTCATCTTCAACGTCACCGGTGGCCTGCCACTGGCAATTGTGCTCTTGTCCGGCCTTCTGCGGACGAAGGAGTACCCTGGTGAATGGGAAAAAGTGTTTAAGCACCTCGAGGGAAAGTCCAGTGAATCAAAGCGGCTGGACAACATATTGTCCATGTGCTTTGACGACCTCCCACATGACCTCAAATCTTGCTTCCTCTACTTTGCCGGCTTCCCGGCGAGCACACTTGTGAAGGCACGTTCCCTAGTGTGCAAGTGGATGGCGGAGGGGTTCCTGAGACCAAAAGAGGGCAAGACAATGGAGAAGGTGGGCGAGCGCTACTTGCACGAGCTGATCCATCGGCGACTCATGAACCTTCCACCACTGGAGAATGCTGCTCCTGGGGACGAGCGTGTGACAGTACAAACCAAAGTCCATGACTTCCTGGTTCTTGAGGCACAAGAGGCAAACTTTGTCGAGATCCACCACGGCGATGATCTCCCCACACTATCCACTGCTCGCCGCCTTTCCCTGCAGAATCACACGGACAAGTATGCTGCTCTCGCTGACCCTTTGCCCAAGCTGCGGTCCATCATGTCCAACTTCGAGAAAGAAGAACCCCAAGGCAGTGCAGAAACCAGGGAAGATAGCAGCAGGACCCATGATGGAGCCACATGCAGCCCCTTCTCCAGAAAGGCCGACTCTAGCGAGGTCATGCGGAAACTCTTGAAAGGATCTCGGTTCCTCCGTGTCATCTACCTGGACGGCCTTGAGATTGGCAACAAGCTTCCCTCTGAAATTGGGAGCGTGGTGCACTTGCACTACCTTGGCATCACCTCATGCTCCCTTGGCGAGATACCAGCCTCGGTTGGGAAGCTCACACGTCTCCAGACACTAGACGTCCGAGGCACGGATGTCACCAGACTTCCATCGGAGTTTTGGAAGATTCGGACCCTGCGGCATGTGTTTGGATCAATCGTCTTGCCTAGGCGAGTCGGCAACTTGGAGCAGCTGCAGACACTGCAGGCCGTAAAGCCCGACGATGATGGTGGCAGCTGGGACGCAACAACCTTTGCCAGCATGAAGCGCCTTCAGTCCTTGTACATCTCGGGCCTCACCGCTCGAAATGCGCATGCCTTGGTGCCTGTCTATGCGCTCAAGTACCTCGTGCTCCTAAGTATTAGCGGTGATGAAATTTCCTTGGATTTGTTTGCTTGCTCCAACTATACGCGTCTCCAGGTAATGGTTTTGAAGGGGAAGACTTTGTCATCTTCAGATTGGAGTAAGCGATTTTACTTCCCAAGCCTGACTAAGCTGTCTCTGAAGAATACCAAGGTGTCGCAAGAATTCATCAACAAACTAAGTGAGCTGCCTCTTCTGGCCTCTCTAGCTCTGTTCCGTGAGTCCTTGGAGGGGAAATGTCTCTCCTTAACCGATGGGTTTCAGAGTCTGAAGGAACTGAAGCTGGACGTAGACGTGCTTGAAATTATTATTATGGGTCAAGCGTGCCCCAATCTAGAGAAAATGGAGCTTTCCATCTACTCTTGGGATCTTAATCTCCAGGTCAGGCCCGAAATTGCGGACATTATCAGGCTTCAAGATAAATTTCTCTACGCTAATGTGAAAAGAAGCAAGGCATTACAGTTACTATGA